GGCTCACCCGCATCGCGGAGGCCACCGGCGGCGCCTTCTTCTACCAGCAGCGCGGCGTGGCCATGAGCCAGGTGCTCGAGCGCATCGAGAAGATGCAGAAGAGCGAGCTCGAGAGCCGCGTGGCCGTGCGCTACGACGAGCGCTTCCAGTCCTTCGCCGTGCCCGGGCTCCTGCTGCTGGTGCTCGGGATGCTGCTCCTGCCCTCGCGCCGGAGGGCCGCATGAGGCGCGCGCTCTGGCTCCAGCTCGTGCTGGGGGCCCTGCTCCTGCCGGGGCTCGCCGCCGCGGCGGGGCTGCTCGAGAAGGAGCACCCGGACGTGGCGCGCGGGCGCGCCGCGTACGAGGCGGGCAACTACGAGCAGGCGCTCGAGGCCTTCGAGGCCGCGCGCAAGGCGCGCCCCGGAGATCCCGCCGTGGAGTTCAACCGCGCGGACGCGCTCGCGAAGCTGGGCCGCGTGGACGAGGCGCAGGCCGCCTTCAACCGCGTGCAGCAGAGCGAGCGCAGGGATCTGCAGCAGAAGGCGGCCTACAACCTGGGCAACCTCTACGCCCAGACGGGGCAGCGCCTCGAGGCGATCAAGGCCTATCGCCGCGCGCTCTCGCTCGACCCGGAGGATGCCCAGGCGCGCCACAACCTCGAGGTGGTGCTGCGCAACCTCCCGCCGCCCGAGCCGAAGCAGGGGGACGCGGGCGCGGACGGCGGCCAGGACGGTGGGAGTGATGCGGGCACCGATGCGGGAGCGGATGGCGGCGCGGACGCTGGCGCGGATGCGGGAGCAGACGGCGGCGCGGATGGCGGCCAGGACGCCGGCCCGGGCGACGGAGGCCAGGACGCGGGCGCGGACGGCGGCACGCCGGACGGCGGGGGAGACGCAGGGGCGGACGGCGGCCCGGGCGACGCCGGAGGGGATGGCGGAGCGGACGGCGGGGAGGGGGACGGCGGGCAGTCGGAGGGCGAGCAGCGCCAGGACGCCGGCTCGGACGCCGGGAGCCCGGAGCAGGGCGAGCAGCAGGAGGTCGACGCCGGCACCTCGCAGGAGCAGATCGACCGTGAGGAGGCCGAGCGGCTCCTGGACGCGATGAAGCAGAACGAGCGCAACCTGCAGCTGTGGCGCTTCCAGCAGCGCGACAAGAAGCAGCCGAGGAGGCCCAATGAGAAGGACTGGTAGCAGCGCGGCGGCGCTCCTCGCGCTGGTGCTCGCCGTCGCAGGCAGCCTGGGCGTGGCCGGCCCCGCCTGGGCCGGGGCGCCCGAGTTCACGCAGCGCGTGGACCGCAGCGAGGTGGGCACCCA
The DNA window shown above is from Aggregicoccus sp. 17bor-14 and carries:
- a CDS encoding tetratricopeptide repeat protein — protein: MRRALWLQLVLGALLLPGLAAAAGLLEKEHPDVARGRAAYEAGNYEQALEAFEAARKARPGDPAVEFNRADALAKLGRVDEAQAAFNRVQQSERRDLQQKAAYNLGNLYAQTGQRLEAIKAYRRALSLDPEDAQARHNLEVVLRNLPPPEPKQGDAGADGGQDGGSDAGTDAGADGGADAGADAGADGGADGGQDAGPGDGGQDAGADGGTPDGGGDAGADGGPGDAGGDGGADGGEGDGGQSEGEQRQDAGSDAGSPEQGEQQEVDAGTSQEQIDREEAERLLDAMKQNERNLQLWRFQQRDKKQPRRPNEKDW